From the Mesoplasma syrphidae genome, the window ATTTTGGTACAAAACATCCTTTAAATTTAGTTATTGAAGAGATTAGTGACATATTCACTGAAATTGGATTTGAAATGGTTGATGGAACTGAAGTTGAATTAGATTTATTTAATTTTCAAAATTTAAATTTGCCAATTGGACATCCAGCTCGCGATATGCAAGATACTTTTTATATTAATGATGAGGTAGTTATGCGTACTCATTGTACTAATGAAACTGCAAGAATGTTTACTCAGATTTCAAAAACAAACAGCAAAAGCAAGAATTTGGCAGCCATTTCGTATGGAAATGTTTATCGACGCGATGATGATGATGCCACTCATTCGCATCAGTTTATGCAGGTTGATGGGTTTGCTCTTGGAGAAAAAATTTCTTTTGCAAACTTAAAATGAGTTTTGAAATATATGTGTCAAAGATTGTTTAATGAAAGTGTCAATATTCGCTTAAGACCATCATTTTTTCCTTTTACAGAACCAAGCGTTGAAGTTGATGTTTCATGTTTTAAGTGTGATGGAAAAGGTTGTGCTTTGTGCAAACAATCAGGATGAATTGAGATCTTGGGTTCAGGAATGATAAATGATCAAGTTATGGAATTAAATGGTTTGGACCCAAAAACACAGTCAGCTTTGGCATTTGGAATTGGAATTGAAAGAATTGCAATGCTGAAATTTGGAATTAATAATATTAGAAACTTTTATGAGAACAATACTAAATTTTTAGATCAGTTCAAATTTTATGGAGAATAGGGAGAAAATATATGATTATTACAAGAAAATGATTAGAGCAGCATCTAAACTTAAATAATATCAGCAATGATCAAATTTCATTAGCCTTAAATTCTCTTGGATTTGAAGTTGAAGAAACATGTGATTTTGCTAATTTAAATGAGGAATTGGTAATTGGATATGTTGTTGAATCAATTCCAATTGAAGGTACACATTTACGTTTCAATAAAGTCAATATTGGAGCTCAAAAATTGTTAGAAATTGTTTGCGGGGCTGCAAACGTAAATTCAGGTCAATTTGTAATTGTTGCCAAAGTAGGAACAAAAATTGCGAATGGAATGAGATTAGACGAACGTGAAATTCGCGGATATAAATCACAAGGAATGATTTGTGCTTTAAATGAAATTGGTTTGTCAAATAATGTATTGACAGAATTAGAAGCTGATTCAATTTATGTGATTAACTCAGCAAAAGATTTAACATCTAAATTAGGTAAGTCAATTAGTGAAATTAATTTTGATGATTATATTTGAGATATGGATTTAACTTTGAATCGCAGTGATGCTTTAGCAGCGACACAGTTATTAAAAGAAATTTCTAACTATTTTAAAATTTCATATGACAAAAATAATTTCAAATCTATTGTAAATAAAACAAATGCTTTTGAAGTAAATATAGAAATTGCCAAAGAGATAGAAGAAAACGTTCGTACTGTTGCTTATGCAACTATTGAAATCACTAATAATGATTTTAGATTAGAAGCCAAAGATGATTTGTGATTAAAATTTTCTCATTCAAAAGCGACTGACAATAATTTTGAGCAATTAGCAAACAAAGCAGCACTTGAATCAGGACAACCAGTTATTTTATTAGACGCTAATAAAATTGAAAAGAATTTAAAACTGGAAAGTATTAGTGTTGATAATAAGAGTGCTATTGCTTTAACATCAAATAATAAACTTGTTAATATAATTGGTAAAAAAACAGAACTTGAGTTTGCAATTAATCAGCAAACAACTCAGGTAATAGCCGTTTTTTTAAATTTTAATCCAGTAACAATGCGTAAGCAGCAAAAAGATTTAAACTTGTCAAACATTGATCTACAGCGCTACATTAAACCACTAAATCCAAATTTATTCGGCTTTGCATATGAAGTTTTATTAAGTAATTTATCAGCTTATGGTTTGGTAAAAAAAGCTAGTGAAGTTAAATCAATTAAACAAGCTTATATAAATCGCGTAATTTACGAATTGCCGTTATCAAAAATCACCGATTTGTTGGGAATTAATATCTCAATTAAAGAAATCAAAGAGCTTTTCAAATATTTGGATTTTGAAGTAACAGGAGAGGCCAAAAACTTGGTCTTTAAAATTGACCCAAATAGAACTGATTTGTATGGCCAAAATGATATTTGTGAAGAAGTTGCTCGTCTATATGGTTATGATAATATTTTAGAACAGCCATTAAACGTTGTTGCTCGTAAAAATACCAAAAATATTAGTCACAAATTACAAGTTAAGATTGGAGATTATTTAATAGGTCAGGGGTTTAATAACACTAAAACTTATTCACTAATTGCTAGTGAAAAAGTTGAAAAGTGAAATTTATTTGATATAAAAAATCCCGTTAAATTAATGAGTCCATTGTCAAAACTGCATGAAACATATCGAACAAACTTAATTTCATCATTAATCGATGTAGCAATTTATAATTCGTCAGTTGGCAATAAAAATTTAAAGTTATGGGAAGTAGCAGATTTATATGCGCATGATAATTTCCGTGAACGCCATTTAGCATTCTTAGTTTCAGGAACTGTATTGGATGACAAGATTACTAAAACCAAAGTTGAGGCTAATTATTTTTATGTTAAGGGAATAACTGAAGCAATTTTAAGATTGTATCGAATTGATTTAAGCAAAGTATCATTTACAGTTTGTGAGTCTGTTATTGATGAACTACATCCATACGTTAATGCAGAAATTAAGTATGAAAATCAATTACTAGGATTTATTTTTGAACTAAATCCCAAATTTGAAAACATTAAAAAACTTAACAAAACTTTTGGAATTGAGTTAAACATTAATGCTTTGGAGCACGTTTCTCAAAAACAATATGTGTCTCAAGAATTTTCTAAGTATCAACAATCATCAAGAGATATATCATTAGTTGTTAGCCATGAACAACAATATCAAGACTTAATTAAAAAGTTGACAGATAATGTAGATTATTTGATAGCTACAAATTTAATTGATGAATATCAAGATCATGAACTTGCAGCAGCTCAAACTAAGTCAATTGCTATTTCGTTTATATTCAATGCTTTTGATCATCAATTAACTGAAGCTGAAATTAACGACCAGTGAGCTGTGGTCTTGAATAATGCTAATAGTTTAAACGCAAAAGTAAGATAATGTATTTAGCAGAATTACTAAGCAAGCAACATCAAGAACTGACTGCAAAAATTGATAGTCCAGAAAAAATAGTCTCAGCCAATATTTTAATTAAGCAATTTTTGGAAATTGATTATGATATTGATGTAGATTATTTTGAAGATATCCAAACTGTTAAGGTAATTGGAGTTATAAACTTTAGACTGTTGGCAATTGATGCTCGTGATGGTCAGGAATTTGAATATAGCGATGGGATTGATTGGAATGATGAATATACTTTTAATGCCGAATTAAATGATCAGGCCAATTTAATCTTAGGTGAAGAGTTTAGTTTACAGGACTATATTATTGAACAAATAAATATTAATATTCCTGTTAACTTGTCAAAAAACAATGATATAATTTTAAAGGCTGGTTCTGGATGGGAGTTGTTAACACAACAACAATTCGATGAGTCGGAAAATGACAATCCAGATCCTAGATGAGAAAAATTGTCAGAATATAAAAAATAAGGGGAGGTGTCATTACATGGCTGTACCATTTAGAAAAACTAGTAAGGCTGCTAAAAATAAAAGAAGATCTCACTTAGCTTTAGCAGCAGCATCAATTGTTTCATGTGGAAACTGTGGTGCTATGATTAAACCACACCGCGTATGTAGAGAATGTGGTTTCTATAAAGGAAAAGAAGCAAAATCAATTGAAGCTTAATTTTCATACAGAATAATAAAAGGAACAAGGCGACGCCTTGTTTTTTTTTTTTTTTGTTAAAAAAATACTTTTTTGTGTTAATAAACCATTTTTGATTAATTTTTGTGTAATAATATAGACATGTGGGAGAAAGTGGGGCGAAATGTCATGTTATTGGGAACTTATGAACATAATTTAGATGACAAGCTTCGTCTTACTATTCCATCTAAACTTAGAAACAAATTGGGAAATACAGTTTATGTTTCTAAGGGTTTTGAGGGCAGTTTGGAATTACGAAGTATTGAAGAATTTACTATTTGGTCTCAACAAGTATTGTCGTATCCAAATATGAATTCTGAAGCGCGTATGTTAAGCAGAACAATTTTTGCTAATTCAGCTGAAGTTGAAATTGATTCATCAGGGAGAATTAAAATTCCTGCAAACTTATTGCAATTGGCAAATATATCAAAA encodes:
- a CDS encoding phenylalanine--tRNA ligase subunit alpha, which encodes MINKLTIILNEFNDQLNSAKGLEELEEVKKQFSGKDSPLNDILKGMREASVEERQEIGKLANQVRVEITNKLNLRFEDFNRAVLNEKLKAEQIDVSLPGTNLDFGTKHPLNLVIEEISDIFTEIGFEMVDGTEVELDLFNFQNLNLPIGHPARDMQDTFYINDEVVMRTHCTNETARMFTQISKTNSKSKNLAAISYGNVYRRDDDDATHSHQFMQVDGFALGEKISFANLKWVLKYMCQRLFNESVNIRLRPSFFPFTEPSVEVDVSCFKCDGKGCALCKQSGWIEILGSGMINDQVMELNGLDPKTQSALAFGIGIERIAMLKFGINNIRNFYENNTKFLDQFKFYGE
- the pheT gene encoding phenylalanine--tRNA ligase subunit beta; protein product: MIITRKWLEQHLNLNNISNDQISLALNSLGFEVEETCDFANLNEELVIGYVVESIPIEGTHLRFNKVNIGAQKLLEIVCGAANVNSGQFVIVAKVGTKIANGMRLDEREIRGYKSQGMICALNEIGLSNNVLTELEADSIYVINSAKDLTSKLGKSISEINFDDYIWDMDLTLNRSDALAATQLLKEISNYFKISYDKNNFKSIVNKTNAFEVNIEIAKEIEENVRTVAYATIEITNNDFRLEAKDDLWLKFSHSKATDNNFEQLANKAALESGQPVILLDANKIEKNLKLESISVDNKSAIALTSNNKLVNIIGKKTELEFAINQQTTQVIAVFLNFNPVTMRKQQKDLNLSNIDLQRYIKPLNPNLFGFAYEVLLSNLSAYGLVKKASEVKSIKQAYINRVIYELPLSKITDLLGINISIKEIKELFKYLDFEVTGEAKNLVFKIDPNRTDLYGQNDICEEVARLYGYDNILEQPLNVVARKNTKNISHKLQVKIGDYLIGQGFNNTKTYSLIASEKVEKWNLFDIKNPVKLMSPLSKLHETYRTNLISSLIDVAIYNSSVGNKNLKLWEVADLYAHDNFRERHLAFLVSGTVLDDKITKTKVEANYFYVKGITEAILRLYRIDLSKVSFTVCESVIDELHPYVNAEIKYENQLLGFIFELNPKFENIKKLNKTFGIELNINALEHVSQKQYVSQEFSKYQQSSRDISLVVSHEQQYQDLIKKLTDNVDYLIATNLIDEYQDHELAAAQTKSIAISFIFNAFDHQLTEAEINDQWAVVLNNANSLNAKVR
- the rpmF gene encoding 50S ribosomal protein L32 — its product is MAVPFRKTSKAAKNKRRSHLALAAASIVSCGNCGAMIKPHRVCRECGFYKGKEAKSIEA
- the mraZ gene encoding division/cell wall cluster transcriptional repressor MraZ gives rise to the protein MGRNVMLLGTYEHNLDDKLRLTIPSKLRNKLGNTVYVSKGFEGSLELRSIEEFTIWSQQVLSYPNMNSEARMLSRTIFANSAEVEIDSSGRIKIPANLLQLANISKDVYILGLGTKAEIWDRTEFDSYENENANKMEAIADNLGSVA